Proteins encoded in a region of the Veillonella parvula genome:
- the gmhA gene encoding D-sedoheptulose 7-phosphate isomerase produces MTDLNPIIADRFTEHLEVFGKTMEHMDTIQEIGYRCKTAIDNGNKILFCGNGGSAADSQHLAAELIGRFKKERRSFAAVALTTDTSALTAIANDYDFDAVFARQVEGLGRTGDVLIGISTSGNSKNVVKAAEMARSIGMHTIAFTGEGGGKLAELCDITLAIPSNVTARIQEMHILAGHIMCEIIEEDY; encoded by the coding sequence ATGACTGATTTAAATCCAATCATTGCTGATCGTTTTACTGAGCATCTCGAAGTGTTTGGTAAGACGATGGAACATATGGATACCATTCAAGAAATCGGATATCGCTGTAAGACAGCGATCGATAATGGTAATAAAATTTTATTCTGTGGTAATGGTGGTTCTGCTGCGGACTCTCAACATTTAGCGGCAGAATTAATCGGTCGTTTCAAAAAAGAACGCCGTTCTTTTGCGGCTGTTGCATTAACGACAGATACATCCGCTTTAACAGCTATTGCCAATGATTATGATTTTGATGCTGTTTTTGCTCGTCAAGTGGAGGGCTTAGGCCGTACAGGTGATGTTCTTATCGGTATTTCCACCTCTGGGAATTCCAAGAATGTTGTGAAAGCGGCTGAAATGGCTCGCTCTATTGGTATGCATACCATTGCTTTCACCGGTGAAGGTGGTGGCAAATTAGCTGAACTATGTGATATTACATTGGCGATTCCCAGTAATGTGACGGCACGCATTCAAGAAATGCATATCTTAGCTGGCCACATTATGTGTGAAATCATTGAAGAAGATTACTAA
- a CDS encoding dipeptidase — MIDLHCDTMMQLLDHPDSGDLYRNTWKIDIEKLQKAHSKIQDFALFINIGETNDPYGRYEEMRNLCVSQIHHYGEHIQHVLSYQDIESVYKSGKIGALMSIEEGGVLRGDLNKLNQAYQDGVRLITLTWNYPNGLGEPHCGEQHKQLTSKGVEFVEAMQDLGMIVDCSHLNDAGTEQLGDILDVPFIASHSNAREVRAHTRNLPDNLIRLIANKGGIIGLNFAQNFLGTSPISRIEDIVKHGLYLIDKGGEEVVALGTDFDGIPPDTEIADMSQISRLYDAFIEAGLSVEQCEKLFWKNADRLLKEIL, encoded by the coding sequence ATGATAGATTTACATTGCGATACGATGATGCAACTGCTAGATCATCCTGATAGTGGTGATTTATATCGTAATACTTGGAAAATAGATATAGAAAAATTACAAAAGGCTCATAGCAAGATACAAGACTTTGCGCTCTTTATTAATATTGGTGAAACGAATGATCCTTATGGTCGCTATGAAGAGATGCGTAATTTGTGTGTATCACAAATTCATCACTATGGAGAGCACATACAGCATGTGCTCTCTTATCAAGATATAGAGTCTGTATACAAGTCTGGTAAGATTGGGGCGCTCATGTCTATTGAAGAAGGTGGCGTACTACGTGGCGATTTGAATAAACTTAACCAAGCTTACCAAGATGGGGTTAGACTTATAACACTAACGTGGAATTATCCGAATGGTCTTGGCGAGCCACATTGTGGTGAGCAGCATAAACAATTAACATCTAAAGGTGTTGAATTCGTTGAGGCTATGCAAGATTTAGGGATGATCGTTGACTGCTCACATCTCAATGATGCTGGTACAGAGCAACTAGGAGATATTCTAGATGTTCCTTTTATAGCTTCCCATTCAAATGCACGGGAAGTTAGGGCTCATACGCGAAATTTGCCGGATAATCTTATTAGACTTATCGCTAATAAGGGCGGTATTATAGGACTTAATTTTGCACAGAATTTTCTCGGTACATCGCCAATTAGTCGCATTGAAGATATTGTAAAGCACGGTCTATATCTCATCGACAAGGGCGGTGAAGAGGTAGTGGCGTTGGGAACTGATTTTGATGGGATTCCACCAGATACAGAGATTGCAGATATGTCCCAAATAAGTCGTCTTTATGATGCATTTATAGAGGCAGGCTTATCTGTGGAACAGTGTGAAAAGTTGTTCTGGAAAAATGCAGATAGACTACTAAAGGAGATTTTATAA
- the nrdR gene encoding transcriptional regulator NrdR, producing MRCPYCQHTDTKVTDSRTTDEGNSIRRRRECINCGRRFTTYEIIEEVPLMVLKKNGRRELFDRGKLLNGLLRSCDKRTVPMSVMEQVVNDVERDIRNEINQEVTTDRIGELVLQQLKDIDQVAYVRFASVYRKFDNIDSFMEELKALKKLDAKKPKRKPVVEE from the coding sequence ATGAGATGTCCTTATTGCCAACACACAGACACGAAGGTAACAGACTCTAGAACGACTGATGAAGGAAATAGTATTCGCCGTCGCCGTGAATGTATTAATTGTGGCCGTCGCTTTACTACCTATGAAATTATAGAAGAAGTACCACTCATGGTATTGAAGAAAAATGGACGACGTGAATTATTTGACCGTGGTAAATTATTGAATGGTCTATTGCGCTCTTGTGACAAGCGTACAGTTCCTATGTCCGTGATGGAGCAAGTAGTTAATGATGTAGAGCGCGATATTCGGAATGAAATTAACCAAGAGGTTACAACTGATCGCATTGGTGAGCTCGTGTTACAACAACTGAAAGACATAGATCAAGTTGCATATGTTCGTTTTGCCAGTGTATATCGTAAGTTTGATAATATTGATAGCTTTATGGAAGAGTTAAAGGCTCTGAAGAAGTTAGATGCTAAAAAGCCGAAACGCAAACCTGTCGTAGAAGAATAA
- a CDS encoding pyruvate carboxylase, protein MRKIKSVLVANRGEIAIRVFRACNEMGIKTVAIYSKEDTLSLHRNQADEAYLVGDGKKPVDAYLDIEDIIRIAKEHDIDAIHPGYGFLSENEGFARRCEEEGIIFIGPKIKHLNMFGDKVNAREQAKLAKIPMIPGSDGALKDYTQLEEFADTHGFPLMIKAVNGGGGRGMREVHHKEDLRDAYDRAKSEAKAAFGDDDVYVEKLIVEPKHIEVQILGDEHGNVVHLHERDCSVQRRHQKVVEMAPAFALSLETRKAVCDAAVKIMKNVGYVNAGTVEFLVTADGSFYFIEVNPRIQVEHTVTEMITDIDIVHAQIRIAEGFSLHSPEVGIPEQDKIPCKGTAIQCRITTEDPKNNFMPDTGKILAYRSSGGFGIRLDSGNAFTGAVVTPYYDSLLVKATAFGPNNEETIRKMLRCLKEFRIRGVKTNIHFLINVLEHPEFQSGSYNVNFIEEHPELFELKPDRDRGTKLLRYIADVTINGYSGAGAQEVPDFEPIQMPSTLDVSPASGTKQKFDELGPDKFSKWLSEQKQVFFTDTTWRDAHQSLFATRLRTIDMARVAGHAAKGVPNLFSLECWGGATFDVSYRFLHEDPWERLRMFRREVPNTLLQMLLRGANAVGYTSYPDNVVRQFIQRAAANGIDVFRVFDSLNSLDNMHVAIDEVRAQNKIAEVALCYTGDILDGARTKYNLVYYVNMAKELEKAGANIIAIKDMAGLLKPQASYNLVSALKDAVSVPIHLHTHEGSGNSIYTYGRAVDAGVDVIDLAYSAFANGTSQPSMNSMYYALSGHERQPEMNIDYMEEMSHYFGSIRPYYKGVDKAEAYPNTEVYQHEMPGGQYSNLQQQAKMVGLGDRWTDIKKMYHQVNMMFGDIIKVTPSSKVVGDMTLYMVQNNLTEKDIYEKGDVLDFPQSVVEFFEGRLGTPYQGFPEKLQKIILKGARPITVRPGAVLPPTDFEHIRHELSEMGAQTTDEDISAYCLYPKVYQDYNKFVKDFGDVSVLDTPTFFFGMKRGEEIQVTIEKGKTLIIKMNGFSEPDEDGNRIVLFEFNGQPRSIKVHDKHAKTTGVVRRKADESNPGEIGATLSGSVVKILIKNGQSVTKGEPLIVTEAMKMETTITAPIDGIVEEILVREGSRIESGDCLLRIEDALKR, encoded by the coding sequence ATGAGAAAAATTAAATCCGTATTGGTTGCCAACCGTGGAGAAATTGCGATCCGCGTGTTCCGTGCATGTAATGAAATGGGGATTAAAACTGTAGCCATTTACTCTAAAGAGGATACATTATCCTTACACCGTAACCAAGCCGATGAAGCCTATCTCGTAGGGGACGGTAAAAAACCAGTTGACGCATATCTTGATATTGAAGATATCATCCGTATTGCAAAAGAACATGACATCGATGCTATCCATCCAGGTTATGGCTTTTTATCTGAAAATGAAGGCTTTGCTCGTCGTTGTGAAGAAGAAGGAATTATCTTTATCGGGCCTAAAATCAAGCATTTGAATATGTTTGGTGATAAAGTAAATGCTCGTGAGCAAGCTAAATTAGCAAAAATTCCGATGATCCCAGGTTCTGATGGAGCTTTAAAAGATTATACTCAACTAGAAGAATTTGCTGATACACATGGGTTTCCATTGATGATTAAAGCCGTTAATGGCGGCGGCGGTCGTGGTATGCGTGAAGTTCATCATAAAGAAGATCTTAGAGATGCATATGATCGTGCTAAGTCTGAAGCAAAAGCTGCGTTTGGTGATGATGATGTATATGTAGAAAAACTTATTGTAGAGCCTAAACATATTGAAGTTCAAATCTTAGGTGATGAACATGGTAATGTAGTTCATTTGCATGAACGTGATTGCTCTGTTCAACGTCGTCACCAAAAAGTAGTTGAAATGGCGCCAGCCTTTGCGTTATCATTAGAAACTCGTAAAGCTGTATGTGATGCTGCCGTTAAAATCATGAAAAATGTTGGCTACGTGAATGCAGGTACTGTAGAATTTTTGGTAACTGCTGATGGTAGCTTCTACTTTATCGAAGTTAATCCACGTATTCAAGTAGAGCATACTGTAACAGAAATGATTACAGATATTGACATTGTTCATGCTCAAATTAGAATCGCTGAAGGCTTTAGTTTACATAGCCCTGAAGTAGGTATTCCTGAGCAGGATAAAATTCCTTGTAAAGGCACTGCTATCCAATGTCGTATTACCACAGAAGATCCTAAAAACAACTTTATGCCTGATACCGGTAAAATCTTAGCGTACCGTAGCTCTGGTGGTTTTGGTATCCGTCTTGATTCTGGTAATGCTTTTACAGGTGCCGTTGTAACACCTTACTATGACTCCTTGCTTGTGAAAGCGACAGCATTTGGTCCTAACAACGAAGAAACTATTCGTAAAATGCTTCGTTGCTTAAAAGAGTTCCGTATTCGCGGTGTAAAAACAAATATTCACTTCTTGATTAATGTATTGGAACATCCTGAATTCCAAAGTGGTTCTTACAATGTAAACTTCATTGAAGAACATCCTGAATTATTCGAATTGAAACCAGATCGTGACCGTGGTACTAAATTATTACGTTACATTGCTGATGTTACAATTAATGGCTATTCTGGTGCAGGGGCTCAAGAGGTTCCTGACTTTGAACCGATTCAAATGCCATCTACTTTGGATGTAAGTCCAGCATCTGGTACAAAACAAAAATTTGATGAACTTGGACCAGATAAATTCAGTAAATGGTTATCGGAACAAAAACAAGTATTCTTCACTGATACCACTTGGCGTGATGCCCATCAATCCTTGTTTGCTACACGTCTTCGTACAATCGATATGGCTCGCGTAGCTGGTCATGCTGCAAAAGGTGTACCTAACTTATTCTCCTTAGAATGTTGGGGGGGTGCTACTTTTGACGTATCATACCGATTCTTACATGAAGATCCGTGGGAGCGTTTGCGCATGTTCCGTCGTGAAGTGCCAAATACATTGCTTCAAATGCTTCTTCGTGGTGCAAATGCCGTAGGTTACACATCGTATCCAGACAACGTAGTTCGTCAATTCATTCAACGGGCTGCTGCTAATGGTATTGATGTATTCCGCGTATTTGATAGCTTGAATAGTCTTGATAATATGCATGTTGCTATCGATGAAGTGCGTGCACAAAATAAAATAGCTGAAGTTGCATTGTGCTATACTGGCGATATCCTTGATGGTGCTCGTACAAAATACAACTTGGTCTATTATGTAAATATGGCAAAAGAGCTTGAAAAAGCTGGTGCCAATATTATTGCCATTAAAGATATGGCCGGCCTTTTAAAACCACAAGCTTCTTATAACTTGGTATCTGCCTTGAAAGATGCTGTCTCTGTTCCAATTCACTTGCATACTCATGAAGGCTCCGGTAACTCTATCTATACATATGGCCGCGCTGTAGATGCTGGTGTTGATGTAATCGACTTAGCATACTCAGCATTTGCTAATGGTACTTCTCAACCTAGCATGAATTCCATGTACTATGCATTGTCTGGTCATGAACGTCAACCAGAAATGAACATTGATTACATGGAAGAAATGTCTCATTATTTTGGTAGTATCAGACCATATTACAAAGGTGTAGATAAAGCAGAAGCATATCCTAATACTGAAGTATATCAACATGAAATGCCAGGTGGACAATACTCTAACTTGCAACAACAAGCTAAAATGGTAGGGCTTGGTGATCGTTGGACAGATATTAAGAAAATGTACCACCAAGTAAACATGATGTTTGGTGATATCATTAAAGTTACACCATCCTCTAAAGTGGTAGGGGATATGACATTGTACATGGTACAAAACAACTTAACTGAAAAAGATATCTACGAAAAAGGCGATGTATTGGATTTCCCTCAATCCGTAGTTGAATTCTTTGAAGGACGTCTTGGTACTCCATATCAAGGCTTCCCTGAAAAATTACAAAAAATCATCTTGAAAGGTGCTCGCCCAATCACAGTTCGCCCTGGTGCTGTATTACCTCCAACAGATTTTGAACATATTCGTCATGAATTAAGCGAAATGGGAGCCCAAACAACTGATGAAGATATTAGTGCATATTGCTTGTATCCTAAGGTTTACCAAGATTACAATAAATTTGTAAAAGACTTTGGTGATGTATCTGTATTAGATACTCCAACATTCTTCTTTGGTATGAAACGGGGCGAAGAAATTCAAGTAACCATTGAAAAAGGTAAAACACTGATTATCAAGATGAATGGTTTCTCTGAACCTGATGAAGATGGTAATCGCATCGTATTGTTCGAGTTTAATGGTCAACCTCGTAGCATTAAGGTTCATGATAAACATGCTAAGACAACTGGTGTTGTTCGTCGCAAAGCGGATGAATCTAACCCTGGTGAAATTGGTGCTACATTGTCTGGTTCCGTTGTTAAGATCCTTATTAAGAATGGTCAATCTGTAACTAAAGGTGAACCATTGATCGTTACAGAAGCAATGAAAATGGAAACAACAATTACAGCTCCTATCGACGGTATCGTAGAAGAAATCCTTGTACGTGAAGGTAGCCGTATCGAATCTGGTGACTGCTTGCTTCGTATTGAAGATGCTTTAAAACGATAA
- a CDS encoding M18 family aminopeptidase, whose translation MKFDNEQLLKYIGACTSPYHTVDTSLQMLLDSGFTELSLEDEWQLDSGSYVVNVFGTTLFAFHIGKKPEHTLRIASAHTDFPAIRVKPNPITSMKGYTKLNVEMYGGLIENTWLDRPLGAAGTVVLKGKNAFDVDSVLVDTKRPIAIVPNLAIHMNRSVNDGVKLNRQKEMLPILMMERNNEDNPTKPLNNRNNPSLFSESDTQYDEWTKFLADEVDCDPSEILSYEMTLYPTEQGCVLGTEGDFISSPRLDNLTSCFSVLSGIIQAKKMNVNGVRCAILFDNEEVGSRTKQGGAGMILPNLVKRVYDALGYSNQEMDSFISKGFMISSDVAHGLHPNYPEKNDITNIPVLNKGLSLKIACSQSYAGDAKAIAIVKGLCEEADAQYQIYVNRSDIPGGSTVGSISSAMLPMRTIDVGLPLLAMHSARELMGAADQEQLNRLMNHFLGGK comes from the coding sequence ATGAAGTTTGATAATGAACAATTATTAAAGTATATTGGCGCTTGTACATCTCCGTATCACACAGTAGATACAAGTTTACAAATGCTATTGGACTCAGGATTTACAGAGCTCAGTTTAGAAGATGAGTGGCAGTTAGACTCTGGTTCTTATGTAGTTAACGTGTTCGGCACCACCTTATTTGCCTTTCATATAGGGAAGAAACCAGAACATACATTACGTATTGCGTCGGCTCATACAGATTTTCCTGCTATTCGTGTTAAACCAAACCCTATAACCTCTATGAAAGGATACACAAAGTTAAATGTAGAAATGTATGGCGGTCTTATAGAAAATACATGGCTTGATCGTCCATTAGGTGCAGCAGGTACGGTTGTGTTAAAAGGAAAAAATGCCTTTGACGTAGATTCTGTTCTAGTCGATACAAAACGGCCTATCGCTATTGTTCCAAACCTAGCTATTCATATGAATCGCTCTGTTAATGATGGGGTTAAACTAAATCGTCAAAAAGAAATGCTTCCTATATTGATGATGGAACGTAATAATGAAGATAATCCTACAAAACCTTTAAATAATAGAAATAATCCAAGTTTATTTTCAGAATCAGATACTCAATACGATGAGTGGACAAAGTTTTTAGCTGATGAAGTAGATTGCGATCCTTCCGAAATATTATCTTATGAAATGACTTTATATCCTACGGAACAAGGCTGTGTACTCGGTACGGAAGGTGATTTCATTAGCTCACCTCGTTTAGATAATTTAACATCTTGCTTTAGTGTATTATCTGGTATTATTCAAGCCAAAAAAATGAATGTTAATGGTGTTCGCTGTGCTATACTCTTTGATAACGAAGAGGTGGGCAGTCGTACGAAACAAGGTGGGGCTGGCATGATATTACCAAATCTCGTTAAACGCGTGTATGACGCATTAGGATATTCTAATCAAGAGATGGACAGCTTTATCTCTAAAGGCTTTATGATTTCCTCCGATGTAGCACACGGATTACACCCAAACTATCCAGAGAAAAATGACATTACGAATATTCCTGTACTTAATAAAGGGCTATCCCTTAAGATTGCATGTAGCCAATCTTACGCTGGGGATGCTAAGGCCATTGCTATCGTTAAAGGCCTTTGTGAAGAAGCGGATGCACAGTATCAGATTTATGTAAATCGTTCGGATATTCCAGGTGGATCTACAGTAGGTTCCATTTCATCAGCTATGTTACCAATGCGTACTATTGATGTAGGCTTGCCTCTTTTAGCAATGCATTCAGCTAGAGAATTGATGGGGGCAGCTGATCAAGAGCAATTAAATCGATTAATGAATCATTTTCTAGGTGGTAAGTAA
- a CDS encoding anion permease, with amino-acid sequence MKKLLNWIIPAAFGLGLWFVPTPEGLTPQSWHLFAIFVATIVGFITQPLPIGGVSIVVITVAALTGTLKISEGISGFANSAIWLIVGAFLFSRGFIKTGLGKRIAYNLISAFGSSSLRLAYALALSDLILAPATPSNTARVGGVIMPITTSLAKAFGSEPQDGPRKIGSFLMQSIYQVNTITSAMFQTSMAGNTLVAALALQSFGIGITWGDWAMAAIVPGIIALIIMPYFIYKVYPPEIKDAREAQQMIREELKGLGKISFQEWVMLGVFILALVLWATSQFTKLDATTVAFLGISILLATGVLIWDDVKSEKGAWDTLVWMGTLMGFAGFLSKLGFIKWATVQVGGYIPEGSWVIAFVVAVLVNTYAHYVFASLTAHISAMFVAFSAIAISAGAPPMLTLLMIAFTSNLCMSLTHYAAGPSPVIFNTGYVPQNIWWKLGFFTSVINLIIFMGLGSVWMKLIGMW; translated from the coding sequence ATGAAAAAACTATTGAACTGGATCATTCCAGCAGCCTTTGGTTTAGGTCTGTGGTTTGTTCCAACTCCAGAGGGATTAACTCCTCAGTCATGGCATTTATTTGCAATCTTTGTAGCTACTATCGTAGGCTTCATTACTCAGCCGTTACCGATTGGTGGCGTATCTATCGTTGTTATTACTGTTGCTGCATTGACAGGCACATTAAAGATTAGTGAAGGTATTTCAGGTTTTGCTAACTCTGCAATCTGGCTAATTGTAGGTGCTTTCTTATTCTCTCGTGGCTTTATTAAAACTGGTTTGGGGAAACGTATTGCTTATAATTTGATTTCTGCTTTTGGTAGTAGCTCCTTGCGTTTGGCCTATGCATTGGCTTTGTCTGATTTGATTTTAGCTCCCGCAACACCATCTAACACAGCTCGTGTAGGCGGTGTAATCATGCCAATTACAACTAGCTTAGCAAAAGCTTTCGGTTCTGAACCACAAGATGGACCTCGTAAAATTGGTTCTTTCTTGATGCAATCAATTTACCAAGTAAATACGATTACATCTGCGATGTTCCAAACATCCATGGCTGGTAATACATTGGTTGCAGCATTAGCGCTTCAATCTTTTGGTATTGGTATTACATGGGGCGACTGGGCTATGGCAGCTATCGTACCTGGTATTATTGCATTGATTATTATGCCGTATTTCATTTATAAAGTATATCCACCGGAAATCAAAGATGCTCGTGAAGCTCAACAAATGATTCGTGAAGAGTTAAAAGGTCTTGGCAAGATTTCTTTCCAAGAATGGGTAATGCTTGGCGTATTTATTTTAGCATTAGTATTGTGGGCTACGTCTCAATTTACAAAACTTGATGCTACAACTGTTGCATTCTTAGGTATTTCTATTTTACTTGCTACAGGCGTTCTAATTTGGGACGATGTTAAGAGTGAAAAGGGTGCTTGGGATACATTGGTTTGGATGGGTACATTGATGGGCTTTGCCGGATTCCTTTCCAAATTGGGCTTTATCAAATGGGCTACAGTTCAAGTGGGTGGTTATATTCCAGAAGGCTCTTGGGTAATTGCCTTTGTTGTAGCTGTTCTTGTTAATACATATGCTCACTATGTATTTGCATCCTTAACAGCGCATATTTCTGCGATGTTCGTAGCATTCTCTGCAATCGCTATTTCTGCAGGTGCCCCACCTATGTTGACATTGTTGATGATTGCATTCACATCTAACTTGTGTATGTCTTTGACTCACTATGCAGCAGGTCCATCTCCAGTAATCTTTAATACTGGTTATGTTCCTCAAAATATATGGTGGAAACTTGGTTTCTTCACATCTGTAATCAACTTAATTATCTTCATGGGTCTTGGCTCTGTATGGATGAAGTTGATTGGTATGTGGTAA
- a CDS encoding Mrp/NBP35 family ATP-binding protein translates to MGCGSSSDCGGCPSQSSGCGGGASQQPQDLTAQLHELSSVKHVIGVVSGKGGVGKSSVTSLMAITMARKGYKVGILDADITGPSIPKMFGIKEKAYADEIGMYPVKSKGGIDVMSVNLLLENDTDPVLWRGPILGNVVKQFYTDVIWKDIDYLFVDMPPGTGDVAITVYQSLKLDGIIIVTSPQDLVSMIVEKAVKMADLMQVPIIGVVENYSYFHCPDNGKDYQIFGESHIEEILQKYGLLLLNRLPIDPTIANLCDKGDIESIEKTNLEDVSLPE, encoded by the coding sequence ATGGGTTGTGGTAGCAGCAGTGATTGTGGCGGATGCCCATCTCAATCTTCTGGTTGCGGTGGTGGCGCGTCTCAACAACCTCAAGATCTTACAGCTCAATTACACGAGCTTAGTTCTGTTAAACATGTAATTGGTGTAGTATCTGGCAAAGGTGGCGTAGGTAAATCCTCCGTTACCAGCTTGATGGCCATTACAATGGCGCGTAAAGGTTACAAAGTAGGTATCCTCGATGCGGATATTACAGGTCCTTCTATTCCTAAGATGTTTGGCATTAAGGAAAAGGCATATGCTGACGAAATCGGTATGTATCCTGTAAAATCTAAAGGCGGTATTGACGTTATGTCTGTTAACCTCCTTTTGGAAAACGATACAGATCCTGTTTTATGGCGTGGTCCTATTTTAGGTAATGTAGTAAAACAATTTTATACAGATGTTATTTGGAAAGACATCGATTATTTATTTGTTGATATGCCACCGGGAACAGGTGACGTAGCGATTACTGTATATCAATCCTTGAAATTGGACGGTATTATTATCGTTACATCTCCTCAAGACTTGGTATCCATGATTGTTGAAAAAGCAGTTAAAATGGCTGATTTAATGCAAGTGCCTATTATTGGTGTGGTGGAAAACTACTCTTACTTCCATTGCCCAGATAACGGTAAGGATTATCAAATTTTTGGTGAAAGCCACATCGAAGAAATCCTTCAAAAATACGGTCTATTATTGTTGAACCGTTTACCAATTGACCCAACTATTGCAAACCTTTGCGATAAAGGTGATATTGAGTCTATCGAAAAAACAAATTTAGAGGACGTATCTCTACCTGAATAG
- a CDS encoding PLP-dependent aminotransferase family protein: protein MSFSLPERVTLKGPNFIREVFERGVGVEGFISFGIGNPAPEAIPVEVIERAFDEVVHSNPMSLLQYGPMQGDAHLAELTLERLVQTHKMNSEGQGLIISNGAGQLLGLVPITVLEPGDEVYMDEFTFTSAINSVRNMGGKAIGIKTDEYGMIPGELEKAAQSGKGKYIYLIPNFQNPTGITMPLERRKEIYAIASKYDLFIYEDDPYGEIRFAGEYIPTFKSFDTEDRVLYAGSYSKTLSAGLRVGFLFGPTKVIEAIQALKNNTAGQMPLVTQKVVAKVLDTIDYDAHLDNVRKVYKMKCEALLNAFKKYASSKVHLTQPTGGMFAWMTMPEDVDCDVFFETCMDRNVGIIKCGAFAADGAGAGHAFRLSYTVPTVEEITKGMEILGGLTKEFCGE from the coding sequence ATGAGCTTTTCTCTTCCTGAACGTGTAACCTTAAAAGGTCCTAATTTTATTCGTGAAGTATTTGAACGTGGTGTAGGCGTGGAAGGCTTTATTAGCTTTGGTATTGGTAATCCTGCGCCAGAAGCGATACCGGTAGAGGTCATCGAAAGGGCTTTTGATGAAGTTGTGCATTCTAATCCTATGAGCCTTTTACAATATGGTCCAATGCAAGGTGATGCACATTTAGCAGAACTTACGTTAGAACGTTTAGTACAAACTCATAAGATGAATTCGGAAGGACAAGGTCTCATTATTTCCAATGGTGCAGGTCAATTATTAGGTCTTGTACCAATTACAGTTTTAGAACCAGGCGATGAAGTGTATATGGATGAATTTACTTTCACCAGTGCTATTAACTCTGTGCGCAACATGGGCGGTAAAGCAATAGGTATTAAAACTGACGAGTACGGTATGATTCCGGGTGAGTTAGAAAAAGCGGCTCAATCTGGTAAAGGTAAATATATTTATCTAATTCCCAACTTCCAGAATCCAACAGGCATTACTATGCCTTTAGAGCGCCGTAAGGAGATTTATGCTATTGCATCTAAATATGATTTATTTATCTATGAAGATGATCCATATGGTGAAATTCGTTTCGCCGGAGAATATATTCCAACGTTCAAATCCTTCGACACAGAAGATCGTGTTCTGTATGCAGGTTCTTATTCTAAAACATTATCTGCAGGCTTGCGTGTAGGCTTCTTATTTGGCCCAACTAAAGTTATTGAAGCTATCCAAGCATTAAAAAATAATACGGCCGGTCAAATGCCATTAGTAACTCAAAAGGTGGTAGCGAAGGTTCTTGATACCATTGATTACGATGCTCATTTAGATAATGTACGAAAAGTATATAAAATGAAATGTGAAGCTTTACTTAACGCTTTTAAAAAGTATGCGAGTTCTAAAGTTCATTTGACACAACCTACAGGTGGTATGTTTGCATGGATGACGATGCCTGAGGATGTAGATTGTGATGTATTCTTTGAAACTTGTATGGACCGCAATGTTGGGATTATTAAATGTGGTGCCTTTGCAGCAGATGGAGCAGGAGCAGGTCATGCATTTCGTTTGAGCTATACGGTACCAACAGTAGAGGAAATTACAAAGGGGATGGAAATTCTCGGCGGGTTAACTAAAGAATTTTGTGGTGAGTAA